A genome region from Trichoderma asperellum chromosome 7, complete sequence includes the following:
- a CDS encoding uncharacterized protein (EggNog:ENOG41~TransMembrane:4 (i162-181o201-222i243-259o265-283i)) encodes MSVKFERDTVQTFQDATSNALQPFQQMAADQGGVVQRTIKTITEKSVDQASEAADRAAERAAALAEGPGPIRRAFEGAPPLPGTSGKHPISEALGTALTGGKSMAGTKGYLAAYIKELESNPLRTKMLTAGTLAGAQELLASWLAKDRNKHGNYFTSRVPKMAAYGALVSAPLGHFLIWLLQKLFKGRVSLRAKITQIVVSNLVIAPIQNSIYLVAMALIAGARTFHQVRATVKVGFWRVMRISWLTSPICLAFAQQFLPDELWVPFFNLVSFVIGTYINTLTKKKRLAALRKKHYGDTRETRETRDGRDSRDNRPPQMGRPGPEDYPPPPHMGPNPNMGGQHPGMGGHNPNY; translated from the exons ATGTCGGTCAAATTCGAGCGGGACACTGTCCAAACCTTTCAAGATGCGACCTCGAACGCTCTTCAGCCTTTCCAGCAGATGGCTGCCGATCAAGGCGGCGTAGTCCAGAGGACCATCAAGACCATCACCGAGAAGAGCGTCGACCAGGCGAGCGAGGCCGCCGACCGCGCTGCTGAGCGCGCCGCTGCTCTCGCCGAAGGACCTGGCCCGATCCGACGAGCTTTCGAAggcgctcctcctcttcccgGAACCAGTGGAAAGCACCCGATCTCCGAGGCCCTTGGCACGGCCCTGACGGGAGGAAAGTCCATGGCAGGCACCAAGGGTTATTTGGCG GCCTACATCAAGGAGCTCGAGTCGAACCCTCTGCGCACCAAGATGCTCACGGCTGGTACCCTTGCCGGAGCTCAGGAGCTTCTCGCCTCGTGGCTGGCCAAGGACCGCAACAAGCATGGCAACTACTTCACCTCGCGCGTCCCCAAGATGGCTGCCTACGGAGCCTTGGTCAGCGCTCCTCTGGGTCACTTTCTCATCTGGCTCCTCCAGAAGCTCTTCAAGGGTCGCGTTAGTCTGCGTGCCAAGATTACGCAGATTGTCGTCAGCAACCTGGTG ATTGCACCCATCCAGAACAGCATCTACCTGGTCGCCATGGCTCTCATTGCCGGCGCTCGAACATTCCACCAGGTTCGCGCCACCGTCAAGGTCGGTTTCTGGAGAGTCATGCGTATCTCCTGGCTCACTTCCCCCATCTGCTTGGCCTTTGCTCAGCAGTTCCTCCCTGACGAGCTCTGGGTCCCTTTCTTCAACTTGGTCTCCTTCGTCATTGGTACCTACATCAACACCctcaccaagaagaagcgtctCGCCGCCCTGCGCAAGAAGCACTACGGCGACACCCGTGAGACCCGTGAGACCCGTGACGGCCGTGACAGCCGTGACAACCGCCCTCCTCAGATGGGCCGCCCTGGTCCTGAGGACtaccctccccctccccacATGGGACCGAACCCCAACATGGGAGGACAGCATCCCGGCATGGGAGGACACAACCCTAATTACTAA
- a CDS encoding uncharacterized protein (BUSCO:EOG092D0T3V) produces MASSALRLNLRRITCRSICESNKCAAAHHLSRNFTASAGLWHDRQSIIPSQNANSGQRRAYSSGLKGLRNKNKKVRDEASQESDSPMILGQNADLPIRARFAPSPTGYLHLGSLRTALFNKLAVSASNGGAFILRIEDTDQNRLVKDAEERLMKDLKWAGLSWDEGPDCGGPYGPYRQSERLPVYHEHVQKLLDHDHAYRCFCTSEQLESQKRELHEAGKPTIYPGTCRSIDAAESDRRAKAGESHVVRFKSNKFGRPKLRDAIYGPFQKKDMEEDFILMKTDGFPTYHLANVVDDHLMKITHVIRGEEWLISTPKHIALYEAFGWQAPIFAHLGLLVDIDGSKLSKRNDSVNISKYQKEGTFPMALLAWLANLGSSFKRDVQPPRTVADVANALTFKFTRGGIKLNLAKLEHFNSRYRDAMLWKPIPALADQEAKLIDQHLTQPVLKEIEKVTNGDIENAELTAREWRLPLELVPTLSDAEKKAQYVYKALVSKQGGFQSPSQLVSQHPYLFWRVPLNVYKMSLTKARPEQKVIDALKDVIPQEGLWNGDCTEVMQAIQSKVEPQGVDQLTVHNALRVVAAGGQDVVSQSSSRMLMLLGRKEWSYRLDIVIRLLNDLGEN; encoded by the exons ATGGCCTCGTCCGCCCTTCGGCTGAATCTGCGGAGAATAACCTGCCGTTCAATATGTGAATCAAACAAATGTGCGGCTGCCCACCACCTGAGCCGAAATTTCACTGCATCTGCGGGCCTCTGGCATGACAGGCAAAGCATCATCCCTAGCCAAAATGCCAATTCAGGCCAGAGACGGGCTTACAGTTCGGGGCTGAAAGGGCTTCGGaataaaaacaagaaagTCAGAGACGAGGCTTCTCAAGAATCAGATTCTCCCATGATCCTGGGCCAAAACGCAGACCTTCCAATCCGGGCACGATTTGCGCCATCTCCAACGGGATACCTACACCTGGGGTCACTGCGAACAGCGCTGTTCAATAAATTGGCTGTGAGTGCCTCGAATGGAGGTGCTTTTATTCTTCGCATTGAGGATACAGACCAG AATCGTCTGGTCAAGGACGCCGAAGAACGGTTGATGAAAGACCTCAAATGGGCAGGGCTTTCATGGGATGAAGGACCTGATTGTGGTGGGCCATACGGTCCCTACAGGCAA TCCGAGAGGCTGCCGGTTTACCATGAACATGTACAAAAGTTGCTGGACCATGATCATGCCTACCGATGCTTCTGCACTTCTGAACAGCTGGAATCTCAAAAGCGTGAGCTGCACGAGGCCGGCAAGCCCACCATTTACCCCGGGACATGTCGCTCCATAGATGCCGCCGAATCTGATCGCAGAGCAAAGGCTGGAGAGTCCCACGTGGTTCGCTTCAAGAGTAACAAGTTTGGTCGGCCCAAGCTTCGCGATGCCATCTACGGGCCATTTCAGAAGAAGGATATGGAAGAGGATTTTATCCTGATGAAAACGGATGGATTCCCCACGTATCACCTCGCCAACGTTGTCGATGACCACCTGATGAAAATTACACATGTTATTCGCGGCGAG GAATGGCTCATTTCAACGCCGAAACACATTGCTTTATATGAGGCATTCGGCTGGCAGGCCCCGATATTCGCCCATCTCGGCTTATTAGTGGACATTGACGGCAGCAAGCTCAGCAAACGAAACGATAGCGTCAACATATCCAAATACCAAAAGGAGGGCACATTCCCCATGGCCCTACTTGCCTGGCTGGCAAATCTTGGTTCTTCGTTCAAGCGGGACGTGCAGCCGCCTCGCACCGTTGCAGATGTAGCTAATGCT CTGACGTTTAAATTTACCCGAGGCGGTATCAAACTAAACCTAGCAAAGCTTGAACATTTCAATAGCAGATACCGGGATGCAATGCTCTGGAAGCCCATCCCTGCATTGGCTGACCAAGAGGCAAAACTCATTGATCAGCACTTGACACAACCTGTTTTGAAGGAAATCGAAAAGGTTACAAACGGTGATATTGAAAACGCGGAACTCACAGCAAGAGAGTGGCGGTTGCCCCTTGAGCTCGTTCCAACACTGTCTGATGCCGAAAAGAAAGCTCAATACGTGTACAAAGCCCTTGTTTCAAAACAAGGAGGCTTTCAATCTCCCAGCCAGCTTGTATCTCAGCATCCGTATCTCTTTTGGCGGGTGCCCTTGAACGTTTACAAGATGTCTCTAACAAAGGCACGACCAGAGCAAAAGGTCATTGACGCTCTGAAAGATGTAATCCCTCAAGAAGGCCTCTGGAACGGCGATTGCACCGAGGTGATGCAAGCTATACAGTCAAAAGTCGAACCTCAAGGAGTCGATCAGCTTACTGTTCATAATGCACTGCGGGTAGTTGCTGCCGGCGGGCAAGACGTCGTCTCTCAGAGCAGTTCTAGGATGCTCATGTTGTTAGGAAGAAAGGAGTGGTCGTATAGACTTGATATTGTCATACGGCTTTTGAACGACCTGGGGGAAAACTAA
- a CDS encoding uncharacterized protein (BUSCO:EOG092D3VJX): MSRKGVGIAAFDRSRITSAQFASHGSSLRATNAQALETQLAVFRSLLQQFATTHAKDIRSDPSFRAQFARMCSAIGVDPLASSNSHSSGSGSSVWAQLLGKTVNDFYFELAVRIVEVCGATRGENGGLIGLKELRDRVSKGRMEGADSISEDDVRRAVETLKPLGGSYAVVTVGRKEYVRSVPRELSTDQAAVVEAAQVLGYVSVGMLRDNLGWEVARCKTVIEDLMAGGMLWVDKQTKGEWEYWSPGVMADTDGGDAGP; encoded by the coding sequence atGTCCCGCAAAGGCGTCGGCATCGCCGCCTTCGACCGCTCCCGCATCACCTCCGCCCAATTCGCCTCCCACGGCTCCTCCCTCCGCGCCACCAACGCCCAGGCCCTCGAGACCCAGCTCGCCGTCTTCCGCTCGCTCCTCCAGCAGTTCGCCACGACGCACGCAAAGGACATACGCTCCGACCCTTCGTTCCGCGCCCAGTTTGCGCGCATGTGCTCCGCCATCGGCGTCGACCCCCTGGCAAGCTCCAACAGCCATAGCAGCGGCTCCGGAAGCTCCGTCTGGGcgcagctgctgggcaagACGGTCAACGACTTCTACTTTGAGCTGGCCGTGCGCATTGTTGAGGTTTGCGGCGCGACGAGGGGCGAGAATGGCGGCTTGATTGGCTTGAAGGAGCTGCGCGACCGCGTGTCCAAGGGACGCATGGAGGGTGCTGATTCCATCAGCGAGGATGATGTGCGCCGTGCTGTCGAGACGCTCAAGCCCCTCGGTGGGAGCTATGCCGTTGTCACTGTCGGCAGGAAGGAGTACGTGCGGAGCGTGCCGCGCGAGCTGAGCACCGACCAGGCGGCCGTGGTGGAGGCGGCGCAGGTGCTGGGATATGTGAGCGTGGGCATGTTGCGAGACAATCTCGGGTGGGAAGTGGCCAGGTGCAAGACGGTGATTGAAGACTTGATGGCGGGAGGGATGCTCTGGGTCGACAAGCAGACAAAGGGGGAGTGGGAATATTGGAGTCCGGGCGTCATGGCTGATACagatggcggcgatgcgGGACCTTGA